In the Salvelinus namaycush isolate Seneca unplaced genomic scaffold, SaNama_1.0 Scaffold117, whole genome shotgun sequence genome, one interval contains:
- the LOC120035961 gene encoding zinc finger protein 239-like, which produces MLTSPTMSSKSYYPPAKEEDYCTEKEALVKEEKEEESVTVKQEVEDEATVKQEVEDEAVTVKEEDVSVKEEAEVKQEGAVFTVKEETTGTVKEEADVFGVKEEGEITVTLEEEEEQNGDLINTRERPDSEEPGQETSEPARRHHCSHCGKSFTQLRTLKVHERIHTGEKPYQCSQCGKSFTQLGSLKIHNRIHTGEKPYQCSQCGKRCSQLSCLKSHERIHTGDKPHKCPQCGNTFKRLSNLKEHQRVHTGEKPYHCFHCEKRFSWVRQLKEHERTHTGEKPYQCSQCGKSFTQFGSLKIHDRIHTGEKPFQCSQCGKSFNRLGNLKSHERTHKEEEPHPCSQCGKNFTSSGFLKNHEQRHTGEKPFQCSQCGIKFTWLRQLKSHERNHT; this is translated from the exons ATGCTAACATCCCCGACGATGAGTTCAAAAAGCTACTACCCCCCTGCTAAAGAGGAAGACTACTgtacggagaaagaagctctcgtgaaagaggagaaggaagaggagtcTGTCACAgttaaacaagaagtagaggatgaggccacagttaaacaagaagtagaggatgaggctgttacagtgaaagaggaagacgtttcagtgaaagaggaGGCGGAAGTTAAACAAGAGGGTGCAGtttttacagtgaaagaggagacGACTGGCACGGTGAAAGAAGAGGCAGacgtttttggagtgaaggaggagggggagattactgtcacattggaggaggaagaagagcagaatggagatctgattaacacca gagagagaccagactcagaAGAACCAGGGCAAGAGACGTCtgaaccagcaagacgacaccactgttcccactgtggaaagagttttacccaattACGGACACTGAAGGTGCATGaaagaatacacactggagagaagccctaCCAATgttctcagtgtggaaagagttttacccagttagggagcctgaaaatacacaatagaatacacacaggagagaagccttaccaatgctctcagtgtggaaagagatgtTCACAGTTAAGTTGcctgaaatcacatgagagaatacacacaggagataagcctCACAAATGCCCTCAATGTGGTAATACTTTTAAGCGGTTAAGTAACCTGAAGGAACATCAAAGagtacacacaggggaaaagccttaccactgtttCCATTGTGAAAAGCGTTTCAGCTGGGTAAGGCAACTGAAagagcatgagagaacacacaccggagagaagccctaccaatgttcccagtgtggaaagagttttacccagttcGGGAGCCTGAAGATACATGATAGAATACACACAGgcgaaaagcctttccaatgttcccagtgtggaaagagttttaaccggtTAGGTaacctgaaatcacatgagaggacacacaaaGAAGAAGAGCCCCATccctgctcccagtgtggaaagaattttacctCATCAGGCTTCCTGAAGAATCATGAGCAAAGACACACTGGGGAAAAGCCTTTCcagtgctcccagtgtggaaTTAAATTTACTTGGTTAAGGCAACTGAAATCACATGAAAGAAACCACACATGA